From Oligoflexia bacterium, the proteins below share one genomic window:
- a CDS encoding Na(+)-translocating NADH-quinone reductase subunit C — protein sequence MNNDSIKKTLIVSLTLCIVCSILVSGSAVLLRDKQERNKALDKKKNILVTAGLVDKNADPETINSVFSSSIEPLIYNFEEQNLSTEVPEGYDQRKAANDPQRSSKIEQDYANIKTRANQGLIYFVKKDGTIKQVILPIHGKGLWSTLYGFISLDTDLNTVKGISFYEHKETPGLGGEVDNPQWQAKWQGKVIYNENGKPTIEVIKGQVESTTTNANYKVDGLSGATITSRGVSNMLKYWFGEEAYGPLLKSLDLKKFNDQSLSQNNSSTPEQGATDVN from the coding sequence GTGAATAACGATTCAATCAAAAAAACATTAATTGTTTCACTAACTTTATGTATTGTTTGTTCTATCTTAGTATCGGGGTCTGCTGTTTTGTTAAGGGACAAGCAAGAGCGCAACAAAGCCTTAGATAAAAAGAAAAACATTTTGGTTACTGCTGGTTTGGTTGATAAAAATGCTGACCCAGAAACAATCAATTCAGTTTTTAGCAGCTCTATTGAACCCTTGATTTATAACTTTGAAGAACAAAACTTAAGTACAGAAGTACCAGAAGGTTATGATCAAAGAAAAGCCGCCAATGACCCTCAACGTTCAAGCAAAATTGAACAGGATTATGCAAATATAAAAACAAGAGCCAATCAAGGCTTGATTTATTTTGTCAAAAAAGACGGCACTATTAAGCAAGTGATTTTACCTATCCACGGCAAAGGACTTTGGTCTACCCTTTATGGCTTTATTTCACTGGATACAGACCTTAACACCGTCAAAGGTATCTCATTCTATGAACATAAAGAAACACCTGGCTTAGGTGGTGAAGTAGATAATCCGCAATGGCAGGCTAAATGGCAAGGTAAAGTGATTTACAATGAAAATGGTAAGCCTACAATTGAAGTTATTAAAGGTCAGGTAGAAAGTACCACCACCAATGCCAACTATAAAGTAGATGGCTTATCTGGAGCTACCATTACATCCAGAGGTGTAAGCAACATGCTTAAATATTGGTTTGGTGAAGAGGCTTATGGCCCTTTACTAAAAAGTTTAGATCTTAAAAAATTTAATGATCAATCATTAAGTCAAAACAACAGTTCAACCCCAGAGCAAGGAGCAACAGATGTCAACTAA
- a CDS encoding NADH:ubiquinone reductase (Na(+)-transporting) subunit D, which yields MSTKTNVKKIILDPLFNNNPIALQILGICSALAVTTKLSTTITMCLAVTFVVAFSNASVSLIRNHIPSNIRIIVQMTIIASFVILVDQVLKAYAYEVSKQMSVFVGLIITNCIVMGRAEAFAMKNPVIPSFLDGIGNGLGYSIVLLFVGFFRELLGSGAILGYKVLPVASEGGWYQTNGLMLLSPSAFFIIGVFIWVLRTFKTEQVERDE from the coding sequence ATGTCAACTAAGACAAATGTTAAAAAAATTATTTTAGACCCCTTATTCAACAACAACCCAATCGCATTGCAAATTTTGGGAATTTGTTCTGCTCTTGCGGTTACTACCAAATTGTCAACTACTATTACCATGTGTTTGGCTGTGACTTTTGTTGTTGCCTTTTCCAATGCCAGTGTCAGCTTAATTAGAAACCATATCCCAAGCAATATTCGTATTATTGTTCAGATGACTATTATTGCTTCTTTTGTAATTTTAGTAGACCAGGTTTTAAAAGCGTATGCATACGAAGTAAGCAAGCAAATGTCAGTTTTTGTTGGGTTGATTATCACCAACTGTATTGTGATGGGTAGAGCTGAAGCCTTTGCCATGAAAAATCCAGTTATCCCAAGTTTCTTAGACGGTATTGGTAACGGTTTAGGTTACAGCATTGTCTTACTCTTTGTTGGTTTTTTCAGAGAGCTCCTTGGTTCAGGTGCCATCTTAGGCTATAAAGTCTTACCAGTGGCTTCTGAAGGTGGTTGGTATCAAACCAATGGCTTAATGCTACTTTCACCCAGTGCATTTTTTATTATTGGTGTTTTCATTTGGGTTTTAAGAACCTTTAAAACCGAACAAGTTGAAAGGGATGAATAA
- the nqrE gene encoding NADH:ubiquinone reductase (Na(+)-transporting) subunit E produces the protein MEHYLSLLFKAVFVENLALAFFLGMCTFLAVSKKVDTAFGLGIAVVIVQTLTVPINNLLYQFVIKEGALDRFGIQGVDLSFLGLITYIGVIAAVVQVLEMTLDKFFPALYNALGIFLPLITVNCAILGGSLFMVERDYNFAESVTYGLGSGIGWGLAIVALAGIREKLRYSDVPDGLKGLGITFITVGLMSLAFMAFGGIQL, from the coding sequence ATGGAACATTATTTAAGTTTATTGTTTAAAGCCGTTTTTGTAGAAAACTTGGCACTTGCCTTTTTCTTGGGCATGTGTACTTTTTTGGCGGTTTCAAAAAAAGTGGATACGGCTTTTGGCTTAGGCATTGCGGTGGTTATTGTCCAGACCTTAACTGTTCCCATCAACAACCTATTGTACCAATTTGTTATTAAAGAAGGAGCTTTAGACCGTTTTGGTATTCAAGGTGTTGACCTAAGCTTTTTAGGTCTTATTACATACATTGGTGTTATTGCTGCTGTCGTTCAAGTTTTAGAAATGACTTTGGATAAGTTTTTTCCAGCTTTGTACAATGCTTTAGGTATTTTCTTACCTTTGATTACTGTAAACTGTGCTATTTTAGGGGGCTCTTTGTTCATGGTTGAAAGAGATTACAACTTTGCTGAAAGTGTAACTTATGGCTTAGGATCTGGAATTGGTTGGGGTTTGGCCATTGTAGCCTTAGCTGGAATTCGTGAGAAACTCAGATACAGCGATGTACCTGATGGACTTAAAGGATTAGGAATAACATTCATTACCGTTGGTCTGATGTCATTGGCATTTATGGCTTTTGGTGGAATTCAACTATAA
- the nqrF gene encoding NADH:ubiquinone reductase (Na(+)-transporting) subunit F yields MLEIILGVLFFTVIVLVLVAGILAARAKLVSAGKVNIVVNGDSDNPIQVNAGGKLLNALADKKLFVSSACGGGGTCGQCTVKVIEGGGDILPTERTQINRAEAAQGVRLSCQVAVKQDMKIEVPDEIFSVKKWKCKVKSNHNVATFIKELVLELPPGEDVKFKAGGYIQIDIPKHDIKFDSFIVEDEYKEDWDKYNLWQYRSNPSEEVVRAYSMANYPEEKGIIMLNVRIATPPRQAPDAPPGIASSYIFNLKPGDEVTISGPYGEFFAKDTKAEMIFIGGGAGMAPMRSHIFDQFRRIHTDRKVSFWYGARSKREMFYVEDFDSIAKENDNFKWHVALSEPLPEDNWTGYTGFIHNVLYNEYLKDHEAPEDCEYYICGPPMMNDAVFKLLEDLGVEPENILFDDFGG; encoded by the coding sequence ATGTTAGAAATTATCTTAGGTGTACTTTTTTTTACTGTAATTGTGTTGGTTTTGGTTGCTGGTATTCTGGCAGCCAGAGCAAAGCTGGTGAGTGCAGGCAAAGTTAATATTGTTGTCAATGGTGACTCAGACAATCCTATTCAAGTAAATGCTGGAGGAAAACTGCTTAACGCTTTGGCTGATAAAAAACTTTTTGTTTCTTCGGCCTGCGGTGGGGGCGGAACTTGTGGTCAGTGTACCGTCAAAGTTATAGAAGGCGGTGGAGATATTTTACCTACTGAGCGTACACAGATTAATAGGGCTGAAGCTGCACAAGGCGTGAGACTCTCTTGTCAAGTTGCTGTTAAACAAGACATGAAAATTGAAGTCCCTGATGAAATTTTCTCAGTCAAAAAGTGGAAATGTAAAGTTAAATCCAATCATAATGTTGCTACATTTATTAAAGAATTGGTTTTAGAATTGCCTCCAGGAGAAGACGTTAAATTTAAGGCTGGTGGCTATATCCAAATAGATATTCCAAAACATGATATTAAATTTGATAGCTTCATTGTGGAAGATGAATACAAAGAAGACTGGGATAAATACAATCTTTGGCAATACCGTTCCAACCCTTCAGAAGAAGTTGTAAGAGCATATTCAATGGCCAATTACCCTGAAGAAAAAGGTATCATCATGCTTAACGTAAGGATAGCAACGCCTCCAAGACAAGCACCTGATGCACCTCCTGGCATTGCTTCTTCCTATATTTTTAACCTTAAACCTGGTGATGAGGTTACTATTTCTGGACCCTATGGTGAGTTTTTTGCCAAAGATACAAAAGCTGAAATGATTTTTATTGGTGGTGGTGCTGGCATGGCCCCTATGCGCTCCCATATCTTCGATCAATTTAGACGCATTCATACCGATAGAAAAGTAAGTTTTTGGTATGGAGCAAGAAGTAAACGTGAAATGTTTTACGTAGAAGACTTTGACAGCATAGCCAAAGAAAATGATAATTTTAAATGGCATGTTGCTTTATCTGAGCCTTTGCCTGAAGATAATTGGACAGGTTATACTGGCTTTATTCATAATGTGCTTTATAACGAGTACTTAAAGGATCATGAGGCTCCAGAAGACTGTGAATATTATATTTGCGGTCCGCCCATGATGAATGATGCTGTCTTTAAATTACTTGAAGACTTAGGTGTTGAACCAGAAAACATCTTATTTGACGATTTTGGTGGTTAA
- a CDS encoding FAD:protein FMN transferase, whose protein sequence is MNHKRLLKLFFSFLLLLNCYSCEKKISHAKINGKTMGTTYNITIPQQENIKLDLKHIQTSVEKKLIALNQSLSTYIESSEISQFNRFKADTWMNVSKDMFLVSQKAQEIAILTDYYFDPTLAPLINLWGFGYTDSIGVPKQSEIDALLPLIGMDKIDIAQNIVYQMRKKSDDIQLDYSAIAKGYAVDQISLLLQDMGYKNHYVEIGGELIVKGFRDAKQQAWKIAVENPQNNEVSKRAVFKTLNLSDMAMATSGDYRNFFMHQGKKYNHTLIPSTGYPSQHKTRSVTVLHKNCMDADAFATGLLAMGYPEAFKLANNLGLAALFIVEKESGNLMAYTSNYLLELEKKNG, encoded by the coding sequence ATGAATCATAAACGCTTACTCAAATTATTTTTTTCATTCTTATTACTCCTTAATTGCTACTCATGTGAGAAAAAAATTTCGCATGCCAAAATTAATGGCAAAACCATGGGCACCACTTACAACATCACCATACCTCAACAAGAAAACATAAAACTTGATCTAAAACATATTCAAACATCTGTTGAAAAAAAATTGATAGCGCTCAATCAAAGTTTATCAACTTATATTGAAAGCTCAGAAATTTCTCAATTTAATCGCTTTAAAGCTGATACTTGGATGAACGTTAGTAAAGACATGTTTTTGGTTAGCCAAAAAGCGCAAGAAATTGCTATTTTAACCGATTACTATTTTGACCCTACCCTTGCTCCTCTTATAAATCTTTGGGGTTTTGGTTATACAGACAGTATTGGCGTTCCCAAACAAAGTGAAATTGATGCACTCCTACCTTTAATTGGTATGGATAAAATTGATATTGCCCAAAACATTGTTTATCAAATGAGAAAAAAATCAGATGATATTCAACTGGACTACTCTGCCATTGCCAAAGGTTATGCTGTTGATCAAATCAGCTTATTGTTACAAGATATGGGGTACAAAAATCACTATGTTGAAATAGGTGGTGAATTGATTGTTAAGGGTTTTAGAGATGCTAAACAACAAGCTTGGAAGATTGCAGTAGAGAATCCTCAAAATAATGAAGTAAGTAAAAGGGCTGTTTTTAAAACGTTAAATTTGTCAGATATGGCCATGGCGACATCTGGTGATTACCGTAATTTTTTTATGCATCAAGGTAAAAAATACAACCATACTTTGATTCCAAGTACAGGTTACCCAAGTCAGCATAAGACAAGGTCTGTAACTGTTCTACATAAAAACTGCATGGATGCAGACGCTTTTGCTACAGGTTTGTTGGCCATGGGATATCCTGAGGCTTTTAAACTAGCTAATAATTTGGGCTTGGCTGCTTTATTTATTGTAGAAAAAGAGTCTGGTAACCTAATGGCTTATACCAGCAATTATTTACTGGAATTAGAAAAGAAAAACGGATAA
- the nqrM gene encoding (Na+)-NQR maturation NqrM, translating into MTYILVSIVFFGMFFILMSLGLLQGKAIKGTCGGLNKFKTDDGRTICEACAPKEVEELKQKILSS; encoded by the coding sequence ATGACTTACATTTTAGTCAGCATTGTTTTTTTTGGCATGTTTTTTATACTGATGTCATTAGGCTTGTTACAAGGAAAAGCCATCAAAGGCACCTGCGGCGGTCTCAATAAATTCAAAACAGATGATGGCAGAACCATCTGTGAAGCCTGTGCTCCAAAAGAAGTAGAAGAACTTAAACAAAAGATTCTTAGTTCATAG
- a CDS encoding DUF6176 family protein, with protein MYSQFRLAKIPLRKGSKAKFEKFLKYLKDNPQDYIYEAKQKGYAWAAIFYEAGKACDYVHILSQSENWDKIKSDDEIEHGPFRKVYNDFKKECWLLEKLTEQDYQTSIYSLNTDFLFLENKV; from the coding sequence ATGTATTCTCAGTTTAGGTTAGCCAAAATTCCTTTAAGAAAAGGAAGTAAAGCCAAGTTTGAAAAATTTTTAAAATATTTAAAAGATAATCCTCAAGACTATATTTATGAAGCAAAGCAGAAAGGTTATGCTTGGGCAGCGATATTTTATGAAGCTGGTAAAGCGTGTGACTATGTGCACATTTTGAGTCAATCTGAAAACTGGGATAAAATAAAATCAGATGATGAAATTGAGCATGGGCCATTTCGGAAAGTTTATAATGATTTTAAAAAAGAGTGTTGGTTGTTAGAAAAGTTAACTGAACAAGATTATCAAACATCAATATACAGTTTAAATACAGACTTTCTTTTTTTAGAAAATAAAGTTTAA
- a CDS encoding YheU family protein yields the protein MENNNIHVELDEDSPKPVLIPKDKISKHTLMALIEAFVLREGTDYGNVEYDLEEKKQQVLKQILSDEVLITFDFVTESPSLMTAKMYQELTRN from the coding sequence ATGGAAAACAATAATATTCATGTTGAGCTGGATGAGGATAGTCCCAAACCGGTTTTAATTCCTAAAGATAAAATTTCTAAGCATACTTTGATGGCTTTAATTGAAGCCTTTGTTTTGCGTGAAGGTACAGATTATGGCAATGTTGAATATGACCTAGAAGAAAAAAAACAGCAGGTGTTGAAGCAAATCCTATCAGATGAAGTGCTTATTACCTTTGACTTTGTTACAGAAAGTCCCAGCTTGATGACGGCAAAGATGTATCAAGAGCTCACTAGAAATTAA
- a CDS encoding FKBP-type peptidyl-prolyl cis-trans isomerase, whose protein sequence is MSELNIETLQEGTGSEVESGARVKVHYTGWLTDGTKFDSSVDRGEPFEFALGAGQVIEGWDKGVVGMKQGEKRKLTIPSTMAYGEHGAGGVIPPNATLVFEVELLDFK, encoded by the coding sequence ATGAGTGAACTTAATATAGAAACATTACAAGAGGGTACAGGTTCAGAAGTTGAATCTGGTGCTAGGGTTAAAGTACATTATACGGGTTGGTTGACTGATGGAACCAAGTTTGATTCATCCGTAGACCGGGGTGAACCGTTTGAGTTTGCTTTAGGCGCTGGACAGGTTATTGAAGGCTGGGACAAAGGTGTTGTGGGCATGAAACAAGGCGAAAAACGCAAGTTGACCATTCCGTCAACCATGGCTTATGGAGAACATGGTGCTGGCGGAGTGATTCCACCCAATGCAACCTTGGTTTTTGAGGTAGAGCTTCTGGATTTTAAATAA
- a CDS encoding ATP-dependent DNA helicase RecQ: protein MLDDAQKILKTRFGFSQFRKGQEAIISSILSGQDTLAVMPTGGGKSICYQVPALYLKGLTLVISPLISLMRDQVSFLNAKGIASGFFHANQTAVQKRMIFQNIQYQLNHQGSYLLYVSPERIQNEYFMDWLSTQQPKLFAVDEAHCVSQWGHDFREDYARLNDLRKLHSNVPLLATTATATPMVLNDISEQLELREPHKHIYGFYRPNLFYQVEFCSTEQHKYDFIQQALEQNPDDRVIIYVGTRKQCESLYDHFFSQFNKIAYYHAGLSSDQRDDVQNRYESGQIRVLIATNAFGMGVDTPNVRKIIHFQMPGNIESYYQEIGRAGRDGKESTCLLLYSKKDYGLQTFFIRQSKANPKIIQNKWNALDAMINYAEGAECRHSEILTYFKDTQRVESCGHCDSCSPESIRKVQLPQKTPKTRLRKNTLASEAKVVKTKKKKTARKKKSVPVDTRPLDNLELLRMKYLKQWRYDYAKQKDIPAFMVFSNKTLHDLAMKNPQSKTDLKYVHGLGSYKIRQFGKELVEALENSP, encoded by the coding sequence ATGCTAGATGATGCTCAAAAAATTTTAAAGACCCGCTTTGGTTTTAGTCAATTTAGAAAAGGTCAGGAAGCCATCATAAGCTCAATTTTATCAGGACAAGATACATTAGCCGTTATGCCAACTGGCGGCGGTAAATCTATCTGCTATCAAGTTCCTGCCCTTTACCTAAAGGGTTTAACACTGGTTATTTCACCCTTAATTTCATTGATGCGGGATCAGGTTTCTTTTTTAAATGCAAAAGGTATTGCATCTGGTTTTTTTCATGCCAATCAAACGGCAGTGCAAAAACGTATGATTTTTCAAAACATTCAATACCAACTCAATCATCAAGGATCTTACTTACTTTACGTATCACCTGAACGTATCCAAAATGAATACTTTATGGACTGGCTCAGTACTCAACAACCCAAACTGTTTGCTGTGGATGAAGCGCACTGTGTTTCACAATGGGGACATGACTTTAGAGAGGACTATGCAAGACTCAATGATTTAAGAAAGTTACATTCAAATGTGCCCTTATTAGCCACAACAGCAACAGCTACCCCCATGGTCCTTAATGATATATCTGAGCAATTAGAACTTAGAGAACCACATAAACATATTTATGGCTTTTATCGTCCCAACTTATTTTATCAAGTTGAGTTTTGCAGCACTGAACAGCATAAATATGACTTTATCCAGCAAGCCTTAGAGCAAAATCCAGATGATCGGGTTATCATTTATGTTGGCACTCGAAAACAATGTGAAAGCTTGTACGATCACTTTTTCAGCCAATTTAATAAAATAGCGTATTACCATGCTGGACTTAGTTCAGATCAAAGAGATGATGTACAAAACCGTTATGAATCGGGGCAAATTAGAGTTTTAATTGCCACCAATGCTTTTGGCATGGGCGTGGACACACCCAATGTCAGAAAAATTATTCATTTTCAAATGCCGGGGAATATTGAGTCGTATTATCAAGAAATTGGCCGTGCTGGAAGAGACGGCAAAGAGTCTACGTGTTTATTGTTGTATTCAAAAAAAGATTATGGTTTGCAAACCTTCTTTATTAGACAAAGCAAAGCCAACCCAAAAATTATTCAAAACAAATGGAATGCTCTGGATGCTATGATCAATTATGCAGAAGGTGCTGAATGCCGCCACAGTGAAATTTTAACTTACTTTAAAGATACCCAAAGAGTTGAAAGCTGTGGTCATTGTGATAGCTGTTCTCCTGAGTCTATTCGCAAAGTTCAATTGCCACAAAAAACACCTAAAACAAGACTACGCAAAAACACCCTTGCATCAGAAGCCAAGGTAGTTAAAACCAAAAAGAAAAAAACAGCCCGCAAAAAAAAGAGTGTCCCAGTGGATACTAGACCTCTAGATAACCTAGAGCTTTTGCGTATGAAATATCTTAAACAATGGCGTTATGATTATGCCAAACAAAAAGATATTCCTGCATTTATGGTTTTTAGCAATAAAACTTTGCATGATTTGGCCATGAAAAACCCAC